Genomic DNA from Ictidomys tridecemlineatus isolate mIctTri1 chromosome 6, mIctTri1.hap1, whole genome shotgun sequence:
CTCCCTCTCTTTCTAGAAGTTTCTCTCCATTTAGGCCAAAATCCCCTCCCAGTCATCCTTAGGGCTGCACACCCAGTTATAAAATCTCTCTCCCCTGCCATAGTGTGTCCCCCAGAGGAAGAAGCCTCCTTGATATTTCCCAGGGTGCAAAAGCCCTCACACAACTGACCAACCAGCTTATCCGATGCAGAACTATTGTGTGGAGTGTTTGTATCCCAGTCTGTGTCACCTGGTCATTGTGGCCTAGGTGTTTATTCTAAACTCTAAACTGCCCAGAGACCACTgctgtttagttttcttttatgtagGAGGAATTCAAAGCAGACTTCAAAATTGTTCTAAATTTTGTAGCACTGTTTGTTAAGATTGGGGCAGTTGGTTCTTCAAAAGCCTTTTCCTATGGCTtcaattaattctgcctattaaaaatattcatacccttttctccaaaaaaaattgttttctttttaaatttttgtaaatcTGATTTCTGACTCAGTTCCTCCCACTATCCCTTGCTCATGGACTGGATTTTCATttcactaaaaatgaaaaaattcttgCTGCCAAATGATTTTTTCAGGCATTCAAAGCCCTCACTATCTTTGTTTGGAAAAAGCAAAGTTGATTCCCCCACCCAAGCagttttaaagaccacactctaAATATCTCATTTTCTGTGTTTGCCCCTCATTGCTCCATCCCACACACAGTGTGCCCAGTGCTCTTTCCCAGAGCAAAGGCATTATATGTAAGAGCTTGCTGGCTCACTCATCTCTCAAACTGCAGTGCACCTGGCTCTTTGGAGCGCTGGGCCCTACAGCATGAATAGAAGAGGGCTTTGCAATCTCCTTCCACAGGATGACCCTTGAAGGCCTGAGATGACATAGAACAGTTGATTTGTCCTCACACCACCCATAACACCGCCACTCAAAGCCTGCTTCAGCTAGATGGAGCACATCCCCTACCGCTTCAGTCACTTTGGTCATAAGAGTTCAGCATTCTGGGCACATCTACTCAATTAAGACTGCAGATCTGGCCCACACTCTGCACCAGACTCCAGGAAGCTAACTTATTTCCTCATAATTTATCTGCCCATTCAACAGCCCTGGGCAGGACTTCCCCAGGCTTGGTTTCCTTCCACACCATGGTTGGGTGGTTGGGTGGTTGGGTTGGTTGGGTGGATGGGTGGTTGGTTGGGTGGTTGGGTGGTTGATGAAACCCTAACCTTGAACTTCTGCGGCCTTCGCCACTGGGTCTTCTCACTGGATAAAGCTAACAGTGCTTGGAACTGTGCATCTCCCCACCCCACACTCACAGCCCCAGACTGAAGCCAGGGTGTGAGTTTTTGCACGGCAAACATCCCCTTCAGGGTGTGACCTCAATCTGAGCTCATCTGACCTTGTTAAGGAGCCAAAATGGAAAAAGCGATGGCCAGTTATGTGCTTTGGGTGGGGACCAGAGAATCTGCAGCACCCTCACCCTGCACGTCCCCGCGCGCTGGGCCTGGTGCTCTTCTGCTTCAAGTTACAGCTGCAAAATATCTGTTCAAAGGGCAGAAAAGCCAAGGTGGGGAGAGATTACAGGATCTAGGTGATGTTGGCAATGAGAACATGTAAAAGAAGCACAAAACGGGAAGGGTCCAGGGGGGATTGGGGGCAGACGGGATAGCTAGGACTCGCAGGGACCAAGACAGATCAGAGAAGTACTCGGGAATCAGGCGGCTGGCAAGGTCACCCACCTCTTGATGTAGTTGCTGAGGCGGTAGAGCTGCCCGTCGAGTCTCACTATGCCGTCGCCAAAGACATTGAAGCCCCCGCGCGCGACCGCGGGCTCCTCGGGCCCTGGCACCACGAGCTGGTCACCGCGCAGCTGGAAGGCGCCGGGCTGCAAGCGCAGCAGCTGCTCCAGAGGTAACAGGGCCAGCTCGCAGTCGCACGTCCACAGGCTGCGCAGCTCCCCCGACGAGATGGAGGTCAGACTGGGCCTGGCCATCGGCTCGCACGCCGCCGCCGCCATGCGGGGTCAATCGGAGCTGCCCCACCTGCTGGCGTCGCGGCCCCGCGCAGCCCAGCCCGCACCTGACTGTCCCCCGAGAGGGCCCCGCGTCCTGCCGGCGTCCGCTGGAACAGGGATCGCTCTGCCTGCCTGCCCGCGTCCGGGCGCAGTGGCCGTCCAGGTAGCCTCTGTCCGCCGGGACGGCTGCCTGTCCCCAGCTGCCGCCCGCCCGCAAGGAGCGCTGCCAGCAGAAAGCGGTCCCCGCGCCGCGCGGCCCCTTTTATGGCCCTCCAGGCATCCGCCGCGCCCCTCCTGGTCCCTGCACGACCCCAGACACTGGGGGCCGAGTTATCGTCGTTGTTGTCTCATAACTTGGCACGCTCCAGCCCTGTCTTTCCTGCTGGCAGCCAAGATTTAGTCATCCCTCCGGGGTCAGCTACTCAACCCCCGCGCTGGGCCCCGCCCTGCCTGCAGGACACTGGGGGGGATAGGGGTGGGGAGAGCTCCCGCTGGCCCCGGCCTGGCCCCGAGTGGGCGGGCGGCGCGCAGCACCCACCCATTCCTAAGGCGCCACCCCTCTGGCACTAACTGGAGGGCGGCTCACAGTCCCCGGCCCACCCTCTCTCTGGAACCCAGGGGCTGACCCAGAGCAGGACTGAAGCttcctccccagcccagccccactgTGAGTTAGAGTTGACCTCCCTCCTTGCTCTTTCGGCCTCAGTTTTCTGCCCTCCCCGCTCCAGATCAGGCGTTCCATTTTCTTGCTCTCTGACTTTCCTGACTCTGGTTCCCATAGCCAGATTTCCTC
This window encodes:
- the Medag gene encoding mesenteric estrogen-dependent adipogenesis protein isoform X2; this encodes MAAAACEPMARPSLTSISSGELRSLWTCDCELALLPLEQLLRLQPGAFQLRGDQLVVPGPEEPAVARGGFNVFGDGIVRLDGQLYRLSNYIKRYVELTNYCDYKDYRETILSKPMLFFINVQTKKDTSRERTYALLVNTRHPKIRRQIEQGMDMVISSVIGESYRLQFDFQDVVKNFFPPGTEAQ